One genomic region from Mycobacterium basiliense encodes:
- the tcuA gene encoding FAD-dependent tricarballylate dehydrogenase TcuA, translated as MPGVTNRVIVVGAGNAALVAAIAAREGGAEVHVLEKASEEEMGGNTRYTPGLVRFAFADPAIVLDLLPDIAPEERETISIEPYPAEAYAATIHRLGQDEGDPELVGWLVSESYDMIRWLTERGVQWELADMLSSASPERRSYYGGLVIQAKNGGEGLIRSELAKAHELGVEIHYGTAGVRLLTDDSGVIGVVARGPDGHYRDWLGKVILGSGGFEASPRLRTKYLGEKWGRIKVRGTRHNTGKLLTAALDVGAQPYGQLSGCHVAPVDIAAPDQQPLDVPDRTLATLINFRVGICVNSQGRRYFDEGQGVPSEVYVIAGRSTLEQPGAIGWQIFDANGVKYLDEKYDAATRIEANTLAELADLAGIDVDGFVRTVAQYNASIRDDREFDLSCRDGKATVGITPPKSNWAAPIESGPFVAFPTTGGITFTFGGIKVDTSSRALDAANQPIPGLYAIGELTGGFFYHHYPAGTGLIRGAITGRAAGYHAALP; from the coding sequence ATGCCCGGGGTGACCAACAGAGTGATCGTTGTTGGAGCGGGAAACGCAGCGTTGGTCGCGGCAATCGCTGCCCGAGAAGGCGGGGCCGAGGTGCATGTCCTCGAAAAGGCGTCCGAGGAGGAGATGGGCGGCAACACCCGCTATACACCCGGGCTCGTCAGATTTGCATTTGCCGACCCGGCAATAGTGCTCGATCTTCTGCCCGACATTGCGCCGGAGGAGCGCGAAACCATCAGCATCGAGCCGTACCCCGCGGAAGCCTACGCCGCGACGATCCACCGCCTCGGGCAGGACGAAGGCGACCCGGAGCTCGTCGGGTGGCTTGTTTCCGAAAGCTACGACATGATCCGGTGGTTGACCGAGCGGGGCGTGCAGTGGGAGCTGGCGGATATGCTCAGCTCCGCCTCGCCGGAACGACGCAGCTACTACGGAGGTCTGGTCATTCAGGCCAAGAACGGCGGCGAAGGCCTGATCCGGAGCGAACTGGCGAAGGCACACGAACTAGGCGTCGAAATTCATTACGGCACAGCAGGAGTTCGGCTGCTCACCGATGACAGCGGGGTAATAGGCGTCGTCGCGCGAGGACCCGACGGCCACTACCGGGACTGGCTGGGCAAGGTCATACTCGGATCCGGCGGCTTTGAGGCGAGTCCGAGGTTGCGGACAAAATACCTCGGCGAGAAGTGGGGGCGAATCAAGGTTCGCGGCACCCGCCACAACACTGGCAAGCTGCTGACGGCCGCACTCGATGTCGGTGCGCAACCATACGGGCAACTGTCCGGCTGCCATGTCGCTCCGGTCGACATCGCGGCACCAGATCAACAGCCACTGGACGTGCCGGACCGCACACTCGCCACTCTCATCAACTTCCGGGTCGGGATCTGTGTCAACAGTCAGGGCAGGCGCTACTTCGATGAGGGCCAAGGTGTTCCGTCGGAGGTGTATGTCATCGCCGGACGCTCCACCCTCGAGCAACCTGGAGCAATTGGGTGGCAGATCTTCGACGCCAACGGCGTGAAATATCTTGACGAGAAATACGATGCGGCTACGCGCATCGAAGCAAACACGCTCGCTGAACTCGCCGATCTGGCCGGCATCGACGTCGACGGTTTTGTCCGCACAGTTGCGCAGTACAACGCGTCGATTCGTGACGATCGTGAGTTCGACCTGTCCTGCCGCGACGGGAAGGCCACAGTCGGTATCACTCCGCCCAAGTCGAATTGGGCGGCACCGATCGAGAGCGGTCCGTTCGTAGCGTTTCCGACCACCGGGGGAATTACCTTCACCTTTGGCGGCATCAAGGTGGACACCTCGTCGCGCGCGCTCGACGCCGCTAACCAACCGATCCCGGGGCTGTACGCGATTGGCGAGCTAACCGGTGGGTTCTTCTACCACCACTACCCCGCTGGTACCGGGCTCATCCGAGGCGCCATCACTGGCCGAGCCGCCGGCTACCACGCCGCACTACCATGA